GCGCCTCCGGCTCCTGAGCCAATGCTCTGGCAATACAAACCCGTTGCTTCTGACCCCCTGACAATTCGCCAATCTTATGGTTGCGATATTCCCACATCCCCACTTCAATCAAGCTTTGCTTGACGGCCTCATGATCGCTGGCTGCAAACCGTTTGAACAACCCGAGACGATGATAACGGCCTGAACGAACGAGTTCGATGACTTTACTGGGGAAACCGGCGTTAAACGAAGCCACAAGTTGAGGAACATAACCAACCGTTATTGGTGATCCGTCCTCCGATACACGATTCATTTCAATCGTTCCGCTCCAAGGCTTGATCAAACCCAGCATCAATTTAAGCAAGGTCGATTTCGCTGCACCATTGGGGCCTGAAATAACGATAAATTGCCCGGTATGGATATCCAGTGACAGGTTCTCGATGACGGTTCGATCTCCGTATCCAAACACGACGTCGCGCATGGAGGACATAATCATTTCTATCTTCCTTCCTCATGACAGAACATTCAACACTGTCTTGCGTAATAATTACGATTAATGACGCTGCTTATATTAACGTGTCTCACGATGTAACGTATATCTTTTCAATCTAGGGCAATACTTGCGCATTTCCAAACGCTCTGGATGATTTTTCTTATTTTTGGTTGTCGTGTAATTGCGATCTCCCGTTTCGGTGCATGCCAATGTAACGATGACTCTCATATTTTGCATCCTCCTTATTAGTAATGTTTACGATTAGTAATACTACCCTCTATGTGTATCTTTTGTCAACCCATCTATCGGATTTATGACATCTATCAATGAGCAGCGACGGTTATTGGATTATACTCTTCAATAGCGTTCTGCATATGCTTCATCTGAAGAGGCATTCGCTCAATAATCGCTTTTCGTTTTGCTTTTAGTACAATTTGTTCAATATCAGCAAAGCTGCACCTTGCAAGCTGCTCGCAAGTTTCAGTGAGAATTGACGGATCATATTCAAATTCGCCAATGAGAATTTCAATGTATAACTTCCTTTGCTCCAGCTCAGGCACGGTATAGATTAACTTCGTATCGAATCGGCGCCATATAGCCTGATCCAGATCCTTTTCTAAATTGGTGGCCGCCATAATAATGCTCCGGTCTCCAAAGTCATCCAAGCATTGGAGCAACGTATTTACAGCACGCGCCATCTCCTTGACTTCATCGTTGTTATCTCGAGTCCGGGCAATGGCATCGAATTCATCCAGGAACAGAACACACGAAAATGTGTCGGCATAATCGAATATTTTACGGATATTGCTTCCGGTTTCCCCCAAATGACTGTGGATGATCGCGTCCAAGCGAACCAAGACAAGTGGAAGTTCAAGGACCTTAGCCATGTAAAAAGCCGTTAAGGTCTTTCCTGTTCCTGGAGGGCCGTACATGACAATCTTGTTTGGAACCGGCACGCCATGCTGTTCAAACTCCTCCCTCATCCCTAAAATTTCAACAAATTCATTCACAATTCTTTGATTGATTTCTGGCAAAAAGAGATGCTTTGCCTTTTTGGCACAGTCCTTGGGAGAATATAGGCTTGCCATGTCAATTCCCTTCGCACGAGGAAGACGCTGACTCGTATTACTTTTGCTCATCGATAGTTGTAGCTCCTTCAGTGTGTATATAGATGTATGTAACCCGGTTTAAGTAACCCATATAACCTCTTGGGCATCAATTTCTACCTGCTCCAGCACCTCTTCAAAATCATTGCTGGGATTAATAGACGAAACTGGAATCCATTCATTGCCGTTCGGCTTGGCATAGACTCTCCATGTACCTTTGTGGAAATGAAATTGCACTAGCTCGGTAGACATCCATTCCCGTCGATCCCAATCGGGTCTTTCTTCCGAAAGGATGACGGTATCTTCAAGAGTCCGATATGTTAGCCGAACAGACGCTCTAAGATCCGCAGGTACTTTCACGGCAATGTAACCCTCAAGAATTGCACAGATCCTTTTGTACGTAAATGGGTCCACGCTAAAATACCTCCTATTCCTCGGTTTATTCTTCTAGCGCGCTGTTCACGTAATTTTAAATCAATAGCCGCTCTATCAGCTATGCAATCCAAGGCAATGGATTCTCAAAGCGCGCCCAATTCAAGCTCATTTCCTCATCGGTAAGCAGACACTGATCCAACGCATCCTCAACATTCTCTCGATCCATGTCGATCCCGATCATCACCAACTCGGTTTGCCGATCTCCCCAATCGGTGTCCCATTTCGCCCGAACATCCGCCTCGGTTCGTAAAATCTCTTCTCTTTCGGCTGCAGGAAGAGCGGCAACCCAATATCCAGCTGGTCCAAACTGAATCGAGGGGCCGGCTTGGCTTAAGCTTGCCGCAACATCTCCATCGGCAGCCAACCACACCAGTCCTTTCGCACGCACTACCTGTTCAGGCCATTCCCCCATGAATTCAGCCAACCGGGAAGGATGAAAGGGCCTTCTGCGACGATACACGAAGGAGCTTATTCCATACTCTTCGGTCTCCGGGACATGCGTTTCTTTTTGCAATTCCTGGATCCATCCGGCTGACATGCTTACCCGTTCAAAATCAAACAATCCCGTATTTAAGATCTCAGACGGATCGACTTGCCCATTCCGGGTACGAATGATCTTGGCGCTCGGCTGCAGCTTCCGAAGGACAGCTTCCAGCTTGTTCAATTCCTCGTCATCCACGAGATCACATTTATTTAGCAGCAGTACATTGCAAGTTTCGATCTGATCGATAAGCAAATCCACGACATCACGATCATCTTCGCTTCCTGCGCCCTGATTGCGGTCCAGAAGGCTCTGACCGGATGCGAAATCCTGCCAGAATCGATTAGCGTCCACGACGGTGACCAAACAATCGAGTTTAGCCAGATTCGTTAAATCAATCCCTGTCTCTTCGTCGGCATATGTAAATGTCTGAGCGACCGGGATCGGTTCGCTGATGCCTGTGGATTCAATCAGAATGTAATCAAACCGTTGTTCATTGGCGAGTTTTTCAATTTCCTCCATTAAATCATCTCGCAGCGTGCAGCATATGCATCCGTTGGACATCTCGACCAGCTTCTCTTCCGTGCGGGATAAGGACGCCTCTCCCTTAACCAGCGCTGCATCAATGTTAATCTCGCTCATGTCATTTACAATGACAGCGACCTTCAGGCCTTGCCGGTTATTCAAAACGTGATTTAATACCGTTGTTTTTCCCGAACCTAGATACCCGCTGAGTACCGTTACGGGGATTTGTTGTTGTGTCATTGCATTCTTCTCCTTGTGACTTGATATTGGACTTAAAATGGACTAATCCATCTTATTCGTAATGATTACGATCTATGACAAACCTAATATAATTCCTTTTATTCAAAATGTCAAACGTCTATATTTCGATACATCACGTCCTTAGAATCACAAATTATCTTGGCTCCAAAAAAACCACAGCGAATAGACCAAAGATGATCATGGATCCCTGGTCTACCAGCCCTTGATTTTGCAAGCGTTGAGCAATACCTTATCCTTCGCGATGAACGATTGAATGGGGCAGGAAGATAGGCGTTCCCGCCACAGGATCCTTCAACACCGTAGCGTGTATTCCGAACACTTCCTGCAGCACAGCTTCAGTCAGCACTCGATCCGGCGTACCATCCCGTACAACCCGCCCATCCTTTAGAACAACCATTCGATCTGCGTATCTCGCCGCCTGATTCAAATCATGAAGCACAACAATAATCGTAGTCCCTCTCTCTTGATTCAGCCTTCTAACGAGCTCCAATATCTCCAACTGATGTCGAACATCCAGGAATGTCGTGGGCTCATCCAGCATTAACACGGGAGTCGACTGAGCGATCGCCATGGCAATCCACGCTCGCTGCCTTTCTCCCCCGAAAGGGAATCCAGCGGCCGCTGCTCGAAAGCTTGCATTCCGGTAACCTCAAGCGCCTCTTCGATTGCAGCATGATCCTGCTTTTTCAACATCCGCAGCGGACCTACGTGAGGATACCGTCCCTGTTCTACCAGCTCTCTGACCGTTATGGCCATCGGAACCTCCGGTGACTGAGGGAGTATCGCCATTTTCCTTGCCAAGGCCCTCGGAGATTCTTTTGCAATGGCATGCCCATCCAGATATACACACCCTTTCTGCGGCATAAGCAGCCGTGCCATGGTTTTAAGCAGCGTGGATTTGCCGGATCCGTTGGTGCCCAAGAGCGCGGTCACACCACCCGATAGGATATCCATGGACATCTCTTTGAGGATGGGTTTGTCGTTATATCGCAGCTCTATTTTCTGAGCTTCCAGCAAGGGTTTTTGGGATTGATCTTCTTTCATCTTCGTCTCTGTCTCCTTGTTCGTTGAAACATTTAATGTGATTTTCTTTTTTGCTTAATGAGATACAGAAAAAAAGGAGCCCCCATAAAGGCAGTAACTGCCCCTACCGGAAGGGAAACTTGCGAGCTTAAACCGAATACACGCAGCTCGAACGATACGGCCTGGGCAATGACATCGGCGCCGAGCAGCAGCAGACCTGTGACAACCGTACTGAAAGGGAATAATCTTCTTGCATCTTGGCCTACCAGTCTCCTTGCAATATGAGGGCCGATAAGACCGATAAATCCGATTGCGCCAACGGCTGCAACCGCTCCGGCGGTCAGCATTGCCGCCAGGATGAGCATCATCCATCTCATTCGACGAACTTGTACGCCCAGACTAGCTGCCGTAGACTGCCCCAATTGCAAGGCATTCGCAGCTCCTGCGCTAAGCAGACCCAGAGGAATGATGAGTAAAGCCCAAGGCCAAAGCATATCCCAATGTACCCATACCCGGCCATTAAGGGATCCGATCATCCATAACAAGATGCTGCCGACCGCTTCCGTATGCCTGAGCAGGATTAACGAGGTGCAGGATTGCAATACGCTGCCCGTCAGTATTCCGACTAATGCAAGCCTGGTGATATCCATTCCCTTACCCAAGCTTAATGCGTTTACAAAAAGCACAGTGCCGATGCCGCCCGTCCATGCAACCAAAGGAAGATATTTTGTCGCATCCCCTAACCCGTCAGCAAAAGTGATCCAAATGACGATCATCAACACCGAGCCTGCCGATACGCCGAGCAACCCCGGCTCTGCCAATGGGTTCCGGGTTATGGACTGAAGAATCGCTCCTGCCAGACCCAGCATGGCACCTGCTACAAGCGCAATCAAGGTCCTTGGCAGTCGAAGCTGCCATATGATTTGTCGATGGTGTGCCTCTTCATGCGCGTTTGCTAATGCACGCAGAATATGTTGCGGTGAAATAACCACTTTGCCAAATGCGACATGCATGACACACAGAATCAGGATAAGCAGCAAGGCTACCATGAGTCCGATCTTATATGTCATCTCATAGGGATTACGATTCCGGATCAGCTTGTTCATTCTGAAGACCGCCCCCCAAGCTTACGCAAAAACAATGCGATAATGACAGGTCCGCCGATTAGAGTCGTCCAAAGCCCGACAGGCACTTCCCTGGGCATAAATACGGTTCGTGCCAGGATATCGGCTGTTGTTAATAGTACGGCTCCGAGCATTGCCGAGAATGGAAGAACGAACTTTGCGTCATATTGCTGTGATAAGCTCCGTATAAGGTGAGGAGCGATCAAGGCAATATAGCCAATAGGTCCGCACTGGGATACAACCGCAGCCGTCATCGCGCAGCATACGATGAGCAGATAAATACGCACCCGCATGACATGAAGTCCCAGTCCTTCGGCAGTCTCGCTCCCCAAGCGCAGAACGTTCAAAGATCTGGCGAAGCTAAGGGAAAGGGGAATCGTAACGAGCGCCCAGGGCAAAAGATAACCGACATGAGTCCAATTGCGGTTCGCCAAATTTCCCATCAGGAACGTAAACAAGAGGCTTGCACTATTGGATGACCCCATCGTAATCACCCATACCACCAATCCGTTCATGATCGCAGTTACTGCAGCGCCGATAAGGATAATATGTATGCCTCCATTCCTTCCCCCAGCTGCCAAAATAACAACAGCCCCGCCTATAAGTCCTCCAATAAGGGCAAACCACGGCTGCATGACATAGGAAATGGGAACATGTAAAACCGTAATAAGGGCCATCATAAACGAAGCTCCCGAAGAAACACCTAACAACTCCGGACCTGCTAATGAATTTCGTAGTCCATCCTGCAAAAGAACGCCGCATAACCCCAGCATCGCTCCGGCAATGCATCCTAGTACGATTCGAGGGAGCCTGATCTCCAGAACGGACACCCTCTCAAGTTCGGTTCCCCCGTTTAAGAACAGCAGCTGCCGCAAGCCTGACCAGGATATTTCCGGGTAGCCGTACTTCATGCCTATCGCCATAGCAGCAGCCAGCATGATAAACAAGGCAAAAAAAAGGGGCGCACCCCCTATATTTGCTCTCTTGACTATGGTGGAATCGGTACTCTGCAATGCTATTCCACCGCTTTCTTATAAAGCTCGGGATACATGATGCTCATCGCTTCGTCTAATATGATGCCGAGCGAACGTGTTCCTCTGCCGCTCGCCCATACGGACGTGCGCATCTCATGAACCTGTCCATTCTTTACCGCGCTGAGTCTGGACCACAGCGGGTTCCTCTTGAATTGCTCGGATAATGGCTGTGCATCTGGGCTGAACGTGAAGGTCTCGACAAAAATATAATCCGGATCGTTCTCAAGCACCTTTTCCAACGAATAAGCCATCCCCCCTGCTTGATGGCCGCCATCTGCCTCGGGTGCGGGCCATGGGTATTGCGTCACTTCCGCCAGCACCGAGCCTACGAGTGACCCGGCCGTATCGATCCCGAAGTTTACATCGGACCCGTACATCACCAGCGCGGTTTTATCCTTCGGACTGTGTTCTTTGTAGTAGTTGAATTTATCCAGCAGGCGCTTCTCGGCCGCTTCGGCTTCTGCTACTTTTCCGGTCAGCTGGCCCATATGCTGTAAGAACTCGATCGATTCTAGCATACTTTTGGGCTGGACGATGTACAGCGGAGCAATGCCGGCTAAGCCTTCCCGTAAACCTTCATGGGTTCCTTCCAATCCGATGACAAGATCCGGCCCCGCTAACGAAATATCCTCCAAATTGGGTTCAAAGAAGCTTCCTCCGATTTGTCCAAGGCTTGCGGCTTCCTCACCATAAAATTCTGGTTCAGGCGCTAGTCCTCCTGCAGTTACCGCAGCGGGTTTCAATCCCAGCTCAACCAGGGCATCTACGCAGATCTCTGTTAAACACGCCACCTTCTCCACCGGCAGGTCAACGGATATCTCCGTGCCGGTTACATCCTTGAATGTCGCTTCGGAGTTTTTTCCTTCCTCATTTGACGCTGCCTCTTCAGCACTTGGCGTTGCTTTTTCAACATTTGGATCCGCTCTGTCCGTTGCATTTTCAGTCCCCGTTTCTTGAGGCGGGTCTTGGGGAACACTGCTGCAGCCAGAAATGAGTGCTGCAATTATCAAAAATATGATACCTAGTCGTTTGCGCATGGGTTACATCTCCTTTAATTCAGTGTAATTATTACGATTAATACAGATGAAGCTATGTACTCTGTACATTATCTTCTTCACTGGCCAAACTTCTCGAAGCCTTCCTATCACTGCGCCCATATGCAAAAACAATCATAATCAGCCCCAAGGCAGCACAGATCAAGTACATGGAGGAGTAAGATAGAACATCGGCGATCGGTCCCATAACGACACCGCCCAAAGATACACCGAGATCGGCCATTGCGATAAACAAGCCTATCAATACATTGCGGCTTTGTTGAGGCAATACAAAAGATAAATAGGTTGTTAGTGTCGGATACAGGAGTGCCTGCGCAATGCCCATAACTATGGCTCCTGCGTACAGAAATAGAGAACCCCATAGTTGAGAAATACTGATGCATAGGGAAGCGAGGGCAATGAGAAACATGATTCCCATGACAAACCACGAATGCCATCTGCCATCGGAAGGGATTCTTTTTCTTAGCGTGAAACGAGCAGCGACTACAACAGCGGCTTGGAGCATCAAATAGATGCCGGCATGGCCGCTCTCCAACTGAGAGCCGTAGAGCGGCATAAACGTGGTTACCGCTCCAAACACGATTGACGACGAGAGCATCAGTACACTGCATTTGAACATGAGTGGATTTTTTATGATCTGTCCAAAGGACTGAAATACCCCTGAATTCGTGGTGGGCGCATCGGAAGATCCCGATGCCGGGTCCATTTTGACTGCGTATCCGAAAAGACCAGTACTGATAGCAATCAGGATTAAGATGATCGATATGGAGTCCATCCCGTTCGTTTGCCAGAAACCTATAGCAAAAACAGGACCGATAATGCCCGGAATATATGAAAATAAAGAGTAAAAGGAGATGCCTTGAGAACGATCTTTCTCTGGCAAAGCGTCAATAATGCCAATCTGTAGGGCCATCGAAAAAAATGCTGTTGAAACACCTTGCAGTATTCGTGCAACCAAATACCCACTTAACCCGGTGAATGAATACAGTATTAAAGCAGCAGCGTTGACCAAGAGAATAATGCGAAGGATCCTAATTGGCCCGTACTTTTGGATCCATTGGCCGGCCCACGGCCGAAAAAACATAGTTGTAAACATGTAGGCGCCCATAATAATGCCGATCGTTGTGCCGCTTGCTCCCCATGCAGCTCCCTGGAGCGGTATGATGACGTTCAGAATGGCATTGGCGCTGAAATATAGCAGTGTGAGCAAGTATAAACGCAGAAATGGCCAAGACATCGCTCCACTCATCATTCAATCCTCCTGCGTTGAAAATGTCAAAATGTAATCAAGTGATCGATCAGTCGCTTGGCATAGTCCGATTGGACCTGCTTTAATTGCTCGACGTGAACTATCTCCTCAACCTGACCACTTTTAAAAATAAGGATCCGATTGCAAAGGTAAGCTGCTGCTTGTATATCATGGGTAATAAAGACATAACTCATCTGATAGATTTCTTTTAGTTCCTTTAATAATCGTAGAACTTGAATCTGAACAGATACATCCAAGGAACTCACGGCTTCATCGAGTACAATGCACTTTGGCTCCGTTGAAACGGCTCTTGCGATGCATACCCTTTGCACTTCCCCCCGGACAGCTCATGAGGATACTTTTTTTTGTACGAGGAATCCAACCCGACTCGACCCAACAGAACGTCGATTTTGCCTCGAAGATCTTTTCCGGGTCCCCTTAAAGCTCTCAATGGTTCCATGATGGCTTCTTCAACCGTAAAGTACGGGTTAATGGAAGATGTATAATCTTGAAATACTGCACTGATATTGCCCAATCTGGTTTGTCGGTGCGTCACGTTGTTACCTTCGAAAACGATCCTTCCACTATCTGGCTTCTCGATGCCCAAGATGAGACGTCCAAGCGTTGATTTTCCGCTGCCGCTTTCTCCAATAATACCAAGACACTCGCCCTTCCCGCATTCAAAGCTTACGTTCCTGAGAATGTTTTGACGTTTACCCGTCATCCATCCGCCAATGCGGTAGGATTTATCGACGCCTTCGACTTTCAGCACGGATTACTCTCCCTTCATGATGGAATTGAAATGGTTGCTCAGCTCGAGGCGAGTAGAAACCAAGTATTGGGTGTATGCGTGGTTCGCATCTGTAAATACCGTTTCGGTTATGCCCCTTTCAACAATCTCTCCGTTTCTCATCACAATGACTTCGTCCGCAATCTTCCTCACAACCCCCAGATCGTGGGAGACAAATATCATAGAACTGCCTGTGCGTTCGCGAAGCTGAATTAATTGCTCGATCACTTCATATTGAGAAATCGTATCCAGTGCCGTTGTCGGTTCGTCCGCGATGATAACGTCGGGTTCAAGGACCAATGCCAATGCAATCATTAATCGCTGCAGCATCCCGCCCGACAATTGGTAAGGGTATTTATTCATGATCTCCTGTGGATCATGAAGCATGACGCTCTTCATGGCATTTATCATGATGGATTCCGCCTCGCTTTTACCCCAGCCGAAATGCTGCTTCAGTGTCTCCTTGAAATGCACGCCGACTACGCATGATGGATCGAATGCGCTCATTCCATTCTGCATGATCATGCAAATGTATTTGCCACGTCTTTTTCTCATTTCCTTCTCCGGGAGTAGGGTTAAATCATCCCCTTTAAACAAGATATTCCCGGATTGGCGAATACCTGGCTTGTGTAATCGGATAATCGACCTGCATGTCATGGATTTGCCGCTTCCGCTTTCTCCTACGATGGCCAGACAGGTGCCCGACTTTAGCTGAAACGAGCTGTTATGGATGATATCTTTACCGTCTTTCGCGTTCCAAACCCTCAGTTGATTTACCTCAAGCATATTCATAGGCCGGTTTCTCCACCTCTGCATTTCTTTGCATTCTTCCCGAGTTCATTCGTTTCGGATCCAGCGCATCCCGAAGTCCATCCGCCAAAAAATTAAACGCTAAGACGGCAATTACAATGGCCAGCCCAGGCGCAAGCATGAGTTCCGGACGGGAGAACATTACCTCTCTCGCCTCATTCAGCATCATTCCCCACTCGGCGTGCGGGGCCTTTATTCCCAATCCAAGAAACGATAATCCTGAAATTTGCAGAATCATGGAACACATCGAACCGCTTGCGGTAACTGCAATATCGGAAAATGTCACGGGAACAATATGTTGAAGGATGATCTTGCGATTGTTGATGCCCGCTGCCTTTGAAAACTTGACATAATCCATCTCGGAATACTGCATGACCGATGTCCTGATGACGCGGGCAAACCACGCCCATTTCATAGCAACGAATGCAATCAATATGTTCTCGAGACCCGCCCCCAGAATGCCCACGACCGCTAAGGTCATGACATATCCCGGAAAGGATAGCATAATATCACATAGTCTCATGAATACCTTATCTGTTTTCCCGCGAAAGTATCCTGAGATAAAGCCTACAATCGCCCCCACGCCTACTGATGCCATGAGTGCAACTAAAACCCAAAGTATGCTGGGGCGAATACCGTAAATCAGCCGGGATAGAATATCTCTCCCTAAATGATCGTTACCAAGCCAATGAGACCAGGAAATCCCTTCATACCGAAGATCCATATTAACTTCGTTAGGATCATGCGGAGCGAACACGGGGGCTGCGACACCAACGATTAGGATTGCTGCAATAACAATCAGAGACAGGCTGGCTAGCTTGTCATTGCTTAAATTTTTTAGGACTCTCATCAGATTTCCTTCCTTAGCTTCGGATTGAATGCCGCATTAATCAGGTCAGCCAGGGTGTTAAACAATACAAAAGCTACGGCCATAATAAGGACATAAGCCTGTATGACTGGGAAGTCCCTGCTCAGAATCGACTTTATGCTTAACCGACCGAGTCCCGGCCATGCAAATACATTTTCGATAACGACCGTACTTCCCAATATAATCGGAATGGCCATGCAAAATATGGATACGGCGACCTGCAAGGAATTTCGTAGAATATGAATGGTGATCTTCCTCTCAGGCAAACCGCAAGCTCTCCCATAGACAACATAATCTTCGTGTAATTGAAAGAGCATGGAGCTTCTTACGTTTCTGAAGTAAATGCCTACATAAGCCACTGATATGACCGTCACCGGTAGAATGTAGCTTTGATAAGAATCCATCCCACTTGTCGGTAATAGGTCCAAATGGACGGAAAAATACCAGATCATAAGCGAGGCCAGCCAATAGGAAGGCATTGCGGTCAGAAGGAAGGACCACCCTCTGATTGACCGATCCAATAACTTACCTTCATTGAGTGCACAAACAACCCCCAAGATGATAGATAGCAAGATAATGAAGAACGATGAAATTAAAGTAAGCTTTAACGTATTAAGAAACGCGGGGCCTATTAATGACCAAACCGATTGCCCTGTTACATAGGACTCTCCAAAATCCAGTCGAAGACTGGCTAACACCCAGTCTGCATACTGTTTAAGGAATGGCTGATTCATTCCCAGTTCCTCCCTCGTTTTGGCAACCAGCTCGTCCGTGATTTCAGGGACCTCTTGGGCGCGAAGCACTACTTCCACAGGGTCCATCGGAGACAGATTAATCAATAGGAAAGTCAAAAACGATATGACGACCAGAATTGGAACGGACAATAATAGACGTTTAATAATATAACTTCCCATAAATCTCTCCTTATCGAATGATGGTCTGTCCTATTCAAAATACATGCTTTCGAACGGGAGCTCGAATTGCGTTTGTTTGAAAGCAATCCCTTTTAATGCCTTAGGTGCGAGCACCGTAACACTGCCATTCGAAATCGGGATAAATACGGCCTCATCATGCACGATCCGCATGATCTCCGCGTACAAATTTGTCCGGTTATCTTCATCGGTAGAGACCATTACCTTCTGAATAAGGTTGTAGAGGTCATCTGCTTCCTCGATTCCCTTGGTAGTGTGGAGATAAGAAGCTTCCGAGGTGAAGGCCGAGATGGTGCTTTGAGGATCATACGCCAATCCCCAAGTTTGATTGAACAATAAGTCATAATCCCCTGTAGATCGGCGATTCGCAATGGAAGTGGATTCTTCGCCGATAATATCCAGTTGTAATCCAATTGATTTTAATGCATTTTGAATAAATTCAGCCTGTGTTTTTTGTGAGGAGGAGTTGCTGTCGTAATATAAATTCATGGCCAGTCTTTGACCCGATTTACTTCTGACGTCATTGCCACTGGCTAATTTCCATCCGGCTTGGTCCAGTAAGAGCTCGGACGCTTCTACATCATAACCCCGCTCCTTTAATTGGACGTCTGCATAATTGACGTTGGATGAGAACAATCGATCCGCTTCCGCTTCTGTGCCTTCAAATATGTCCTTGCTGATGGTTTCCCGATCTATTGCATACCAGATAGCTTCCCGGACGGCGGTTTCGCTTATCGGGCTTTCCGATTGGCTGCTGTTGGCAACGATCATTTTTGTATTCATGGCGTCACTTCGGACTATTTGGTAATTCCCCGTATCGACCAAGCGGTTCATCGCTTGTACATCGAGGCTGTCCGCTCCCCGGTCATCAGTGAATACGAAATTCACTTCTCCTTTTTGCAAAGCGAGGAACGTGGTTTCACCGGCCGGAAGCACTTTTGCAGTAATTTTTTTGATTTTTGGAGTTCCTCCCCAATACTCCTCATTAGCGGTGAAGGATGCATACTGGTCGATCTGATGTTCCTTGAATATGTAAGGACCTGTGCCGTTGGACCCGCTCACGCCATTCTTCGTCTCACCTTGAATGAAGTCTTTGGGGGAAATAAATACATAGGGTCGTGACATGGACAGTTCGACCAGTGCAGGATAATATGATTCACTCAAATTGATTTGGACGGTGTATTCATCCAGAACGGCTACACTTTCTATTTTGGACGATAGTTTTATCCAAGCGTGCTTCTCGGCATTACGCTGGACGGCATCGATATTTTGCTTGACCGCTTCGGCATTAAACGGCTCTCCGTCATGAAACTTCACATTTTCCCTTAAATAAAAGGTATACACTTTTCCATCTTCCGAAACGTCCCATTTTTCAGCTAACAATGGT
This Paenibacillus sp. JZ16 DNA region includes the following protein-coding sequences:
- the cntA gene encoding staphylopine-dependent metal ABC transporter substrate-binding lipoprotein; its protein translation is MYIITVALIAGCGEATQGKNGESAIQDEIIYATAKDIHDMNPHLYTGSMPAQGMVYESLVENTEEGIKPLLAEKWDVSEDGKVYTFYLRENVKFHDGEPFNAEAVKQNIDAVQRNAEKHAWIKLSSKIESVAVLDEYTVQINLSESYYPALVELSMSRPYVFISPKDFIQGETKNGVSGSNGTGPYIFKEHQIDQYASFTANEEYWGGTPKIKKITAKVLPAGETTFLALQKGEVNFVFTDDRGADSLDVQAMNRLVDTGNYQIVRSDAMNTKMIVANSSQSESPISETAVREAIWYAIDRETISKDIFEGTEAEADRLFSSNVNYADVQLKERGYDVEASELLLDQAGWKLASGNDVRSKSGQRLAMNLYYDSNSSSQKTQAEFIQNALKSIGLQLDIIGEESTSIANRRSTGDYDLLFNQTWGLAYDPQSTISAFTSEASYLHTTKGIEEADDLYNLIQKVMVSTDEDNRTNLYAEIMRIVHDEAVFIPISNGSVTVLAPKALKGIAFKQTQFELPFESMYFE